A region of the Burkholderia pyrrocinia genome:
CACCTACGGATATTCGTTCAAACCCTGGCGGGGGTCGTCCATTGCGACTGCCGGCGAGATCCGCAATTACCTCGGGGAGGTCATCGAGGAAAACGATCTTGGTCGACATATCCGTTACGGGCATCGGGTGGCGACGGCGAGCTGGTCGACCGACGACAGCCGTTGGACCGTCGAGGCGATCCGCCTGGACACCGGCGAGACATTGCGATTGACGGCCGGTTTTCTGTGGCAATGCCAAGGCTACTACCGTCATCGGCAAGGGCATGTGCCGGACTGGTCGGGGCTGGAGAGCTTCCGAGGGACAGTCGTTCACCCGCAGAACTGGCCTGAAGATCTGGACTGGAAGGGGAAACGAATCGTCGTGATCGGTTCGGGCGCCACGGCGGCGACGCTGATTCCGGCGTTGGCGGAGGAGGCGCAACACGTCACGCTGTTGCAGCGATCGCCCACGTTTTTTGTCGTCGAGCCGGCGGAACACGCGTTGGCCGCGCCGCTGCGTGCGCTGGATATTCCCGAAGCGTGGACGTACGAGATCCTGCGTAGGGCCTATATCGCCCAGAATCTCGAACTCAACAGAATGTCGCTGGAGCAACCCGAGGATTTGCGCAAGCAATTGCTGGATGCGATCCGCGCGCACCTTCCCGACGATTTCGACGTCGAAAAGCACTTCAGTCCTCGCTACAAGCCGCAGCAGCAGCGGCTGGCCTTCGTTCCCGGCGGGGATTTCTTCGTGCCCGTGCGCGACGGCAAGGCTTCCGTCGTGACGGACACGATCGAGTGCTTCGACGAAAAGGGGATCGTGCTGTCCTCGGGGGAATATCTCGAGGCCGATATCGTGGTGACGGCGACGGGTTTCGATCTGTGTCTGTTCGGCGACGTGTCCTTCAGCCTCGACGGAAAACCGGTGGACTTCACCGGGCACGTCACCTACCGGGGATTGATGATCAATGACGTACCGAACATGGCGTACACCCTCGGCTATCTGCGCACGAGCTGGACCATGCGCGCGGACATGGTGAGCGCGTTTGTCTGTCGGTTGCTCGGGTACATGGACGAGCGGGGGGCGAAGACGGTTGTTCCGGTGCTGCGGCCCCAGGAACGGCGCATGCCCCGTCTGCCGTTCTGCAATCCGGACAATTTCAATCCGGGTTACATCATGCGCGCCCAGCACATCATGTATCGGCAAGGTGACCACGCGCCCTGGCAGAGTCTGCGCGAATATGCCGAAGAGCGCCACGAGCTTCCTGCGGCGACGCTGGACGACGGCATTCTGGTTTATCGCTGAATCGGGTATAGGGAGATCAAATGCTTGTCGATCCACCTATCGCTGCCTTCCTGGATGCACTGGAGAAGTCCGGCGAAAAGAAACTGTACGAAGGCACGCCCGAAGAAGCGCGGGCCAGCTACCGTACCCTGGCGGCCGGCCTGCATCCGCCGGGGACGACGATTTCCGTCGGCAGCGTCGAAAACATCGTCGTTGACGGTGCCTTGGGGGAATTGCCTGCCCGCGTCTACCGTCCTGAGGGGAACGGACCATGTCCCACCACCGCGTTTTTCCACGGCGGTGGCTGGGTGATCGGCGATCTGGATACGCACGACAACGTCTGCCGGGCGATTTGTCGGGAGAGCCGGGTCGTCGTCGTTTCGGTGGCGTATCGACTCGCACCCGAGCATCCGTTTCCGGCCGCGGTCGACGACGCTGTCGCCGCGACGCAGTGGGTCGTCGACCATGCGCCCGATCTCGGCGGCAACGCGCTCGTGGCAGTCGCAGGAGACAGCGCGGGAGGCAATCTGTCGGCGGTGGTCGCTCACGCTTTCCGTGCGGATGGAGTCGAATTGGCCGGCCAGCTCTTGATCTATCCCGCTACGGATCTACCGGGCACACGGCATCTTTCCTGGCAGCAGAATGCGACGGGATATCTTCTCGACAGGCCGTTGATCGAATGGTTTCTTCACCACTATTCGGGTGGAAGACAGCGCCTCGATGACCCTCGCATCACGCCCATTCATGCCGGCACTTTCTCCGGGCTACCTCCGGCCGTCATCGTGACCGCGCAATTCGATCCGTTGCGAGACGTCGGCCTGGCCTATGCAGAGGCGTTGAGTGCCGGGCGCGTGCCGGTCCATGTCGAGCCGGGCCAGGGATTGATACATGGCTTTTTCGAGATGGGGCAGTTGTCGCCGGCAGCCCAACGCGCGATCGAACGGAGTTGCAGGCGATTCGGCGAAGTGATTCGGGCAGCGCGGTGAACCGGTATGTGCAATCGATTGGAAGGGTCTCGACAGACGATCGGAAACGCTTGCATTCGCAACGAATCGTCTCCTCGATCCGACAGGGTGTTCCTATACGTGAGGGTGTTTGATGGAAACGATACAAAAACCGATCTATTCGGGTTTCGGTGCAGCGTCGACGGCAGCGGAGGTGCTCAACGGGCTCGATCTGTCCGGCGTCACCGCCCTCGTGACGGGCGGGCATTCCGGGCTCGGCCTGGAAACGACGCGGGCCCTGGCCGGCGCCGGTGCGCGGGTGATCGTTGCGGCACGCGATCCGCGCGCGGCCGAGCACGCGGTGGCCGACATCGGGAGGAATGTCGAAATCTGGGCACTGGATCTCGGGGACCTCGCGAGCGTTCGACACTTTACGGAAGGTTTTCTTTCAACCGGCAGGCACCTGGACATCCTGATCGGCAACGCCGGCGTGATGGCTTGCCCGGAAACCCGCGTGGGTCCGGGCTGGGAAGCGCAGTTCGCAATCAACCATCTGGGACACTACGTGTTGGTGAACTTGCTGTTGCCGGTGCTGGAAGGGGGCGCGCGGGTCGTCATGGTGTCCTCGCTGGGCCATCACGTTTCGGGTATTCGCTGGGACGACGTGCAGTTTACGCGTGGGTACGACAAATGGCTGGCCTACGGTCAATCGAAAACCGCTGCCGCGCTATTTGCTGTCCATCTGGACAAGCTGGGCCGGCAGAACGGAGTGCGGGCATTCTCGCTTCATCCCGGCATGATCCCCACCCCGCTGCAGCGCCATGTTTCGAGGGCGGAGATGATTGCGCTGGGATGGATGGATAACGAAGGCAATCCAGCCCATCCGGAAGCACTCAAGACGCCTGGGCAGGGTGCCGCGACTCAGGTATGGGCCGCGACCTCTCCGATGCTGGCAGGGTATGGCGGCGTGTACTGCGAAGACTGTGATATTGCGCGCCTCTGGACGAGCGTGACCAAGGAGCACTCCGCGGGAGTGAAGCCGTATGCGATCGATCCGGCGGAAGCCGAACGCCTTTGGGCACTATCGGCGAAGCTTACGGGTATCGATGCGTTCGCTGGAAGGTCGTAACGAGGTTCGATCGGAGGCGCCCCCTGCATGCATGGTTTCCGGCTTAGGGTCGATCCCGACTCGACGACGGATAAGACAGATCCAAGATCAGGTGAAAGTCATGAGCAATCGTCAAATCCTGCTAGCCGAGATTCCCCGGGAAAGGCTCGGTCCCGAGCACTTCGCTATCCGGGAGGCAGACAGACCGCGTCCGGCAGACGGGGAAGTGCTGCTCCGCACCTTGTACATATCGCTCGATGCGGCCAGCAGGGCATGGATGCAAGGTGCGACTTATCGTGCCGGCCTTCAAGCCGGCGACGTCATGGCTGGCATGGCACTGGCCGAAGTCGTGGAATCGCGATCCGCGCAACTTGCGGTCGGCGACCTGGTGTTCGCCGAAACAGGGTGGCAAGTCCTGGCAGCGGTACCCGCCCGGAATCTCACCCGATTACCCAGAATCGAACCGCTTACGCATTTGGTGAGCGTCTATGGTGTTCCTGGATTGACGGCTTATTTCGGCATGCTGGAATGCGGTCGACTGGAAGCCGGCCAAACGGTCGTGATTTCGGCCGCGGCCGGAGCGGTCGGGTCCATCGCAGGGCAAATCGCCGGAATCAAAGGGTGTCGAACGGTAGGCATCGCGGGTGGTGCCGTCAAGTGCGATCTGGTGACTCGCGAATTCGGTTTCGATGCGTCGCTCGACTATAAGGCGGGCAATATTGCCGATCGCCTGCGCACGGCATGTCCGGACGGCATCGACGTGTACTTCGACAACACCGGAGGCGACATCCTGGAAGCAAGCTTGTTCAACATGGCGCGCTACGGTCGCATCGTGTGTTGCGGCGCCGTTTCGCATTACGACGGGAGTGCACCCGGCGCCGGTCCGCAAGGGGTGCCCGGGCTGGTGATCATCAAGAGTTTGACGTTGCAGGGGTTCCTCTTGGCGGATTACCTCGATCGGCACACGCAGGCAATCGCTGAACTCCAGGGCTGGGTCGAATCCGGCCAGCTCGTGATACGCGAGGATGTGCTCGATGGTTTCGAGCGCCTGCCGGAGGCGCTGGTCGGTTTGCTGAGGGGCGAGAACGTCGGCAAGCGGATGGTCAAGGTCGCATGACCGAACGGCGCCTTGCTTGCGTGCTTGCCGTGATCTAGATTTTTTCTATCCGGGTTCTCAGGCGGGAGGGACTGCCATGGAACTGAGCGTAGAACGTGTCGATGTCTGGGCGGCGACCATCGAGGACAAGCCGGGCGGCCTCGCGGCAGTATTAAGCGCTCTGCGGACTGCCGGCGCAGACTTGCAGTTCATCGTCGCACGCCGCACATCGGAGGCGCCGGGCAAGGGCGTCGTGTTTGTCGCGCCACTGCAGGGAGACGCGGTGATTCGCGCGGCCACGCAGGTGGGGTTCAGCGTCACCCCGAGCGTTCATTCCGTCCGCGTAATGGGTCTGGATCAAATGGGCATCATCGGGCAACTGACCCAGATGCTCGCGGACGGCGCGATCAATCTCCGTGGCGTCTCGGCCGCCGTGCTGGGTTCCCAGTTCATTGCCTATTTCGCGGTCGATTCGCTGGACGATGCAGACAAGGCGATCGATATCCTGCAGCGGGCATAAGGCGGCTGCGTTGGACGGTGGACGGGCCGTGGCCGGAAGGGGGCATGCGTTTCGGCACGTTGCGGGGCCCCGCCACATGGCTCAGGTATCCGCCCACCGTCTCAGCAGGTTGTGATAGATCCCGGTGAGCGCGATCACGCCCGGGTCGTGCGCACCTTTGTCCGCAGAGAGCTGCTGAATCTGCGTATCGAGCTGGAACAGCAGCGTGCGATCGGCATCGTCGCGCACCATGCTCTGGATCCAGAAGAACGAAGCGACGCGCTCGCCGCGCGTAACGGGCGTCACGTGATGCAGGCTCGACGCCGGATACAGCACGAGATCGCCGGCCGGCAGCTTGGCGCGATGCACGCCGTACGTATCTTCCACGCACAGCTCGCCGCCGTCGTATGTATCGGGTTCCTCGAGAAACAACGTCGCCGACAGATCGCTGCGCACGCGGAAATCCGTGCCGCGCAGCAGCCGGATCGCATTGTCGACGTGCGTGCCGAACGTCTCGCCGCCTTCATAGCGGTTGAACAGCGGCGGAAACACCTTGAGCGGCAGCGCCGCCGAAAAGAACAGCGGATTGCGCGCGAGCGCATCCTGGATCGCGTCGCCGACCGCGCGCGCATCCGGCGAGCCTTCCGGCAATTGCCGGTTGCGCTTGGCAAGCGCCGACTGCGCGCCGGACGTCGCGTTGCCGTCGACCCATTCGGCCGCATCGAGCAGGTCGCGGCATTGCGCGACCTGCGTCTTGGTCAATACGCCGGGGATATGAAGCATCATGTTGCGGATTCCATTGCGTGCGGCGGCAGTTGCATGGCCGCCGAGCGAAAGGCGTCGACCGGCGACGACGCGAGATACGCGCGCATCTTCGCGATGAACGCGGGCGTCGCGGTGGCCGGCACGCGCGCGAGCCAGACGAGCGCCTCGTCGATGTGCCCGCGCTCGGCGAGCAGCCGCGCAAAGTTGAACTGGCCGCGGAAGTCGCCGGCAACGGCCGCGCGGCGATAGTGGTCGAATGCGGCGTCGGTGTCGACGGACACGACCCAGCCGTCCTCGTAGAAGCCGCCGATCAGGTTGATCGATTTCGCATGGCCGAGCGCGGCCGCGCGGCGGAACCAGCCGAGCGCGTCGGCGCGGTTCTCGTCGACGCCGTTGCCGAGCGCGAGCGCCGTTGCGTAGTTGTACATGCCCCAGTCGAGCCCCTCCTGCGCGGCGAGCCGGTACCAGTACACGGCGACCGGCGCGCACGCGGCCGTGCCCCAGCCGAACTCGTAGCAGCGGCCGAGCATGTTCATGGCCATCGGATGACCGGCCCGCGCGGCGTGCCCGAACCAGTTGAACGCGGCAGCCGGATCGCGCGCAACGCCGTGCCCGTCGAGCAGGTACTGCCCGTAGACGGCCTGCGCATCGACGATGCCGTTGTCGGCCGCCGCCGCGACCCACGCGGCGGCGCGCTCGGGCGGCCCGGCCAGGATGTCGGCGAACTCGCGCGGCGATACCGACGCGAGCGCCTTCAGCGATACAGCCTCCATCGATCAGTAGCGCGCGTTCAGCGTGACGAACGCCGAGCGGCCCGGTGCGATCGACGCGTAGTGCGCCGGATACGCCTGGTCGAAGTACGTGCGGTTGAACAGGTTGTTCACGTTGAGCTGCAGGTCGAGCTTCTTGTTGATCCGGTACTGCGCCATTGCATCGAAGCGCCAGTACGACGGCACGGCGCGCAGGTTCGCGGGATCGCCGAATACTTCCGACATGTAGAACGCACCGCCGCCGACCGTGAACTTCGGCGTCACGTCGTAGTTCGACCACATCGTGAAGCTGTGCTTCGGCGTGTTCGGGAAGCGGTTGCCGTCGTTCGCGCTGTCCTTGCCGTTGTCGCGCAGCGCGCTCTTCATGTACGTGTAGCCGCCGAACACCTGCCACTGCTTCGTGATCTGCCCGGCGACGCCGAGCTCGAGACCCTGTACGCGCTTGTTGCCGACCATCGCGTACTGGTTGTTCGGCAGCGTCACGCGCGCGTTCGTCGTGTCGATCTGGAACAGCGCGGCGGTCAGCGACAGCTTGTCGTGCAGCACGTTCCACTTCGTGCCGAGCTCGATGCTGCGGTTCTTCTCGGGAGACAGCTGATCGGCGTTTGGACCGACGCCGCCGCGGCCCGGCGTGAGCGACTGCGTTTCGCTGCCTTCGCCGAGCAACATGCCGGCCGGCGTCGACGACGTTGCATACGACGCGTAGATGCTGCCGTTCTGCGCGGGCTTGAACACGAGGCCGGCCTGCCAGTTCACGAGCGTGTCGTCGCGTGTATAGGTCTTGCCGCCGTTGGCCTTCGTGTCGGTGAAGCGGGTCGAGTAGTCGTCGACGCGCACGCCTGCATTGACCTGCCAGCGCGGCGTGATCTCGATCGTGTCGAAGCCGTAGATCGACTTCGTCGTGGTGCGCGCATGCGCGTAGTCGTTGTTGCGCGTGATCGAGCCGGCCCATGGATCGTTCGGGTTCGGCGACCACAGGCTCGTGCAGTTGTAGCCCGACGCCGCGCCGATGCCCTTCTGGCAGATCTTGCCGTTATCCGTCGCGACGTTGTACGTGTCGCGCTTGCCCCATTCGCGCGTCAGCTCGATGCCGGTCGTGAAGCTGTGCTTGAACGGGCCGGTGCGGAATTCGCCGAACAGCTCGGTCAGGTTCGCGAGGCTGTTGATCGAGCTGGCGCGGTTGTTGTTGCGGCGCCAGACCTTGCCGTTCACCACGTTGCCCTGGCTGTCGTCCGGCTGCGTCCAGATGTAGTCCTGCGTCGATTCCGTGTAGCGCGTGGTGTTGCGGATCGTCAGCGACGACGTGATGTCGTGCTCGATCTTGATCGTGCTGATGTCCGACGTGGTCTTGCGGAAATCGCGGTCGATCAGCCCGTAGAAGTTGTGGCGATCGACGGGCGCCGGATAGATCGTGCCGACGTTCGCGGGCTTGTTCGACGTCGTATAGAAGTACGGGATGCCGCCGTCCGGCATGTCGTCGGTCGACAGGTGGTAGTAACTCGCGGTCACGCGTGTCGGCGTACCGAGGCCGAATGCGATCGACGGTGCGACGCCCCAGCGCTCGTTGTTCACGGCGTCGCGGCCGGCGACGTCGTTGTTGTGGCTCATCAGGTTCAGGCGGAATGCGGCGTGATCGGCGAACTGCCAGTTGCCGTCGGCGGTGAAGCGGCGATAGCGGTCGGTGCCGAGGCCCGCGCTTGCGCTGGCCGTCGTGCCGAGGTGCGGGGCTTTCGTGATCAGGTTGATGCTGCCGCCGGCGCCGCCGCGGCCGCCGTATGCGCCGTCGGAACCCTTGGTGATCTCGACGCGTTCGGTGTTGAAGATCTCGCGCGTCGTGGCGCCGGTGTCGCGCATGCCGTCGACGAACATGCTGCCCTGCGTGTCGTAGCCGCGGATGAACGGACGGTCGCCGAGCGGGTTGCCGCCTTCGCCGGCGCCGAACGTGATGCCGGGCACGGTGCGCAGCGCCTCGGTCAGCGTCGACGCGCCGCTGTTCCGGATCAGTTCCTGCGGGATCACGGTGACGGACTTCGGCGTGTCGACGAGCGGCGCGGTGAATTTCGCGGAAGCGGAAAAGTCGGCCTTGTAGCTGTGCTCGGTCTTGCCCTGGATCTCGATCGGCGCGAGATGGCCTTCGGTGCTGGCCGGGGCCGAAGGCGGCGTGCCGTCGGCGAATGCGGGGCTTGCGGCAAGCACGCTGCACAGGGTGGTGAATTTACCGAGCTTCAGCTCGTCGGGACGGGATTTCATGGTGCGCTTCGACCTCGCGATGTGGCCCCGGGGGCGGTGCGCTACGGAAATGTGCATGCCACCGGGAATTATTACGATTTGTTTTCAGACGGCATTCTATGTAATTTCTTGTTAAATGAGAAGCATTCTTGTTCGTGTTTGTAAGGGAATTGTTGACGAATGTTGCGGGGTGGGTGGAGCGGGGAGGATTGGCCAAATGGCCAGATGTGACGGGCTCGTCGGGCCGGTTAGAGTGGCTGTGTCGTGGTTCACTCGGTATGACAGCAAGATGCTAATATGACTGCATTGCAAGCAATATCAGTGAGGCGCATCATGCCGGTGATCACCGTTCGAAATTTGCCCGATGAAGTGCATCGCGCACTTCGGATTCGCGCGGCCCAGCACGGGCGCAGCACCGAAGCCGAGGTACGTGACATTCTGGAACAGGCTGTCCTGCCAGGTGGGCGGCTCAAGCTGGGAACGTTGCTGGCGGAAATCGGGCGGGAGGCTGGGGGAGTCGATTTCGACGCTCGGCGCGACAAGACGTCAACCGATCCGATGAGCTTCGAATGATCCTTGTCGATACGAACGTCATTTCCGAACCGCTGCGACGCGAGCCGAGCGCGGCCGTGATCGAGTGGCTCGACGCCCAGAACATCGAGACACTATTTCTTGCCGCGATCAGTCTCGCGGAGATGCGATTCGGCGTGGCGATATTGCCGGAAGGGCGAAGGCGCGAGTGGCTGCATCAAAGCATCGAACAGCGTGTCGTGCCGCTGTTTCGAGGCCGGATCCTGCCGTTCGACGACGCAGCGAGCAATGCGTACGCGAGCATTCGAGCGCGGGCCCGTGTCACTGGAAGCGCGATCGCGCCTGTCGATGGTTTTATCGCCGCCACGGCCGAGGCGAACGGCCTGATCGTGGCCACGCGCGACGTCGCACCGTTCGAGGCGATGGGGCTTCGCGTGATCGATCCGTGGGGGCGGTAGAGCCCGGTTGCCGGCATCCATCACCTGCGCC
Encoded here:
- a CDS encoding flavin-containing monooxygenase, encoding MGEHFDVLIIGAGISGIDAAYHLCQRCPGRSFLILDAMDGFGGTWRTHRYPGARSDSDLFTYGYSFKPWRGSSIATAGEIRNYLGEVIEENDLGRHIRYGHRVATASWSTDDSRWTVEAIRLDTGETLRLTAGFLWQCQGYYRHRQGHVPDWSGLESFRGTVVHPQNWPEDLDWKGKRIVVIGSGATAATLIPALAEEAQHVTLLQRSPTFFVVEPAEHALAAPLRALDIPEAWTYEILRRAYIAQNLELNRMSLEQPEDLRKQLLDAIRAHLPDDFDVEKHFSPRYKPQQQRLAFVPGGDFFVPVRDGKASVVTDTIECFDEKGIVLSSGEYLEADIVVTATGFDLCLFGDVSFSLDGKPVDFTGHVTYRGLMINDVPNMAYTLGYLRTSWTMRADMVSAFVCRLLGYMDERGAKTVVPVLRPQERRMPRLPFCNPDNFNPGYIMRAQHIMYRQGDHAPWQSLREYAEERHELPAATLDDGILVYR
- a CDS encoding alpha/beta hydrolase, with amino-acid sequence MLVDPPIAAFLDALEKSGEKKLYEGTPEEARASYRTLAAGLHPPGTTISVGSVENIVVDGALGELPARVYRPEGNGPCPTTAFFHGGGWVIGDLDTHDNVCRAICRESRVVVVSVAYRLAPEHPFPAAVDDAVAATQWVVDHAPDLGGNALVAVAGDSAGGNLSAVVAHAFRADGVELAGQLLIYPATDLPGTRHLSWQQNATGYLLDRPLIEWFLHHYSGGRQRLDDPRITPIHAGTFSGLPPAVIVTAQFDPLRDVGLAYAEALSAGRVPVHVEPGQGLIHGFFEMGQLSPAAQRAIERSCRRFGEVIRAAR
- a CDS encoding SDR family NAD(P)-dependent oxidoreductase produces the protein METIQKPIYSGFGAASTAAEVLNGLDLSGVTALVTGGHSGLGLETTRALAGAGARVIVAARDPRAAEHAVADIGRNVEIWALDLGDLASVRHFTEGFLSTGRHLDILIGNAGVMACPETRVGPGWEAQFAINHLGHYVLVNLLLPVLEGGARVVMVSSLGHHVSGIRWDDVQFTRGYDKWLAYGQSKTAAALFAVHLDKLGRQNGVRAFSLHPGMIPTPLQRHVSRAEMIALGWMDNEGNPAHPEALKTPGQGAATQVWAATSPMLAGYGGVYCEDCDIARLWTSVTKEHSAGVKPYAIDPAEAERLWALSAKLTGIDAFAGRS
- a CDS encoding NADP-dependent oxidoreductase: MSNRQILLAEIPRERLGPEHFAIREADRPRPADGEVLLRTLYISLDAASRAWMQGATYRAGLQAGDVMAGMALAEVVESRSAQLAVGDLVFAETGWQVLAAVPARNLTRLPRIEPLTHLVSVYGVPGLTAYFGMLECGRLEAGQTVVISAAAGAVGSIAGQIAGIKGCRTVGIAGGAVKCDLVTREFGFDASLDYKAGNIADRLRTACPDGIDVYFDNTGGDILEASLFNMARYGRIVCCGAVSHYDGSAPGAGPQGVPGLVIIKSLTLQGFLLADYLDRHTQAIAELQGWVESGQLVIREDVLDGFERLPEALVGLLRGENVGKRMVKVA
- a CDS encoding amino acid-binding protein; this encodes MELSVERVDVWAATIEDKPGGLAAVLSALRTAGADLQFIVARRTSEAPGKGVVFVAPLQGDAVIRAATQVGFSVTPSVHSVRVMGLDQMGIIGQLTQMLADGAINLRGVSAAVLGSQFIAYFAVDSLDDADKAIDILQRA
- a CDS encoding Fe2+-dependent dioxygenase, which encodes MMLHIPGVLTKTQVAQCRDLLDAAEWVDGNATSGAQSALAKRNRQLPEGSPDARAVGDAIQDALARNPLFFSAALPLKVFPPLFNRYEGGETFGTHVDNAIRLLRGTDFRVRSDLSATLFLEEPDTYDGGELCVEDTYGVHRAKLPAGDLVLYPASSLHHVTPVTRGERVASFFWIQSMVRDDADRTLLFQLDTQIQQLSADKGAHDPGVIALTGIYHNLLRRWADT
- a CDS encoding tetratricopeptide repeat protein, with the translated sequence MEAVSLKALASVSPREFADILAGPPERAAAWVAAAADNGIVDAQAVYGQYLLDGHGVARDPAAAFNWFGHAARAGHPMAMNMLGRCYEFGWGTAACAPVAVYWYRLAAQEGLDWGMYNYATALALGNGVDENRADALGWFRRAAALGHAKSINLIGGFYEDGWVVSVDTDAAFDHYRRAAVAGDFRGQFNFARLLAERGHIDEALVWLARVPATATPAFIAKMRAYLASSPVDAFRSAAMQLPPHAMESAT
- a CDS encoding TonB-dependent receptor, translating into MKSRPDELKLGKFTTLCSVLAASPAFADGTPPSAPASTEGHLAPIEIQGKTEHSYKADFSASAKFTAPLVDTPKSVTVIPQELIRNSGASTLTEALRTVPGITFGAGEGGNPLGDRPFIRGYDTQGSMFVDGMRDTGATTREIFNTERVEITKGSDGAYGGRGGAGGSINLITKAPHLGTTASASAGLGTDRYRRFTADGNWQFADHAAFRLNLMSHNNDVAGRDAVNNERWGVAPSIAFGLGTPTRVTASYYHLSTDDMPDGGIPYFYTTSNKPANVGTIYPAPVDRHNFYGLIDRDFRKTTSDISTIKIEHDITSSLTIRNTTRYTESTQDYIWTQPDDSQGNVVNGKVWRRNNNRASSINSLANLTELFGEFRTGPFKHSFTTGIELTREWGKRDTYNVATDNGKICQKGIGAASGYNCTSLWSPNPNDPWAGSITRNNDYAHARTTTKSIYGFDTIEITPRWQVNAGVRVDDYSTRFTDTKANGGKTYTRDDTLVNWQAGLVFKPAQNGSIYASYATSSTPAGMLLGEGSETQSLTPGRGGVGPNADQLSPEKNRSIELGTKWNVLHDKLSLTAALFQIDTTNARVTLPNNQYAMVGNKRVQGLELGVAGQITKQWQVFGGYTYMKSALRDNGKDSANDGNRFPNTPKHSFTMWSNYDVTPKFTVGGGAFYMSEVFGDPANLRAVPSYWRFDAMAQYRINKKLDLQLNVNNLFNRTYFDQAYPAHYASIAPGRSAFVTLNARY
- a CDS encoding FitA-like ribbon-helix-helix domain-containing protein, with amino-acid sequence MPVITVRNLPDEVHRALRIRAAQHGRSTEAEVRDILEQAVLPGGRLKLGTLLAEIGREAGGVDFDARRDKTSTDPMSFE
- a CDS encoding type II toxin-antitoxin system VapC family toxin; the protein is MILVDTNVISEPLRREPSAAVIEWLDAQNIETLFLAAISLAEMRFGVAILPEGRRREWLHQSIEQRVVPLFRGRILPFDDAASNAYASIRARARVTGSAIAPVDGFIAATAEANGLIVATRDVAPFEAMGLRVIDPWGR